The Candidatus Bealeia paramacronuclearis region ATCAAATCCATAGAAATCCGCCCAACAATCGGGAACTTGTGCCCCTGAATAAAAACATATCCCTGATTGCTAAGGCTACGCAAAACACCATCTGCATATCCAATCCCCAAGGTTGCAATACGACTGGAACGGGCGGTTGTAAATGTCGCATCATAGCCAATGGATTTTCCAGCGGGAATCTCTTCAATCTGAAGAATTTTGGCAAAAATATGTGCCACAGGCTTGAACTCAGGAGACGTCAAATTCGATCCATAAAGGGCAAGCCCTGGACGCACGAGATCAAAATGATAGTGTGAACCTAAATGAACCCCCCCCGAATTGGCCAAAGATAAAGACGCTTGCGGCAAAAGATCTTTTAGACGAAGAAACTCTTCTAATTGTTCCTTATTCATCGGATGATCAAATGTATAGGAACACGCCAAATGACTCATAATCAATTTTAAATCAAGAAACTCAAAGAAAGAATGTAGAATTTTTTTAAGGTCTTTCTCATGAAATCCCGTCCGCACAAGGCCTGTGTCAATATGAATGCCACAAGGAAGTTTTTTCTGCGCTTTTAAAGCAACCCCATGCCATTTTTGAAGTTGCTCGAAATGACATAAAACGGGAATAAGGTTATTCTCAATAAGAACTTCCTCCTCCCCTGAAATAAGTGTGGAAAGCACATAAATCTGAGCCTGAGGAAGGACTTTTCGAAGAGACACCCCTTCTTGACATTGAATCACAAAATAAGTCTTGGCGCCTTCTACCCAGAGAACTTCCGCAACCTGCTCCATGCCCAAACCATATCCGTTGGCTTTAACAGCAGGGGCACAGGCTGTTTTCGGTCCAAGCCCGCGACAGAGAATTCTATAATTCTCTCGAATCGCCTCAAGATCAACAATGAGAGTTGCAGGTGTGCTGGGAGAAAAAAAAGAGGGGTTAATCATGTGAGGAATCCACTCTTAACATCAATGTTCATGGGGCAAATAACTCTGTTCAATATAATTCGAGAATTTGGTGAGAGCTCCCTCAAAGTGAAGCTTGACCGTCCCCACAGGACCATGACGTTGCTTGGCGATAATGACTTCTGCCAGATTTCGGATTTGGGTCATATGAACATCCCACTCGCGATATTTATCCGTGCCTGGCGTGGGCTCCTTGCGAGCCTCATAATATTCTTCCCGATAGACGAACATCACAACGTCGGCGTCTTGCTCAATGGATCCTGATTCGCGCAAATCGGAAAGCTGAGGGCGCTTGTCGTCCCGTTGTTCAACGGCACGGGAAAGCTGAGACAAGGCGATGACGGGTACATTTAATTCTTTGGCCAAAGCTTTAAGGCCTCGGGTAATTTCAGAAAGTTCTTGCACACGATTTTCATTTCCCTTGCCGCCGCCTGGGGATCCAATTAATTGTAAATAATCAATAACAATGAGCCCGAGACCTTCTTGGCGCTGTAAACGCCGTGCGCGCGTTCGAATGGCCGGCACGCTCAAGGCCGGAGTATCGTCAATATAAAGAGGAAGCTGACTTAATTCTCGACTCACTTCCACAAATTTAGGGAAGTCATTTTGGCTAATTTCACCGCGTCGGATTTTGTCAGAGGAGACTCCCGATTCTTGACCCAAAAGACGATTGGCCAATTGCTCGGCGGACATCTCAAGAGAGAAAAAAGCCACATGAGCCCCTTCGCGTTTTTGCAATTGAGCTTTGGCGGCATTAAAGGCAATGTTGGTCGCAAGCGCTGTCTTTCCCATGGAAGGACGGCCTGCCAAAATCAAAAGGTCAGACGGGTGAAGCCCACCTAAGCGTTTGTCGATATCCACAAGTCCTGATGTCACACCCACTATGTGGCTGTCCCGTTTGTAAGCAATTTCTGCCGTTTTAATGGCTGCCGTCAGGGCAGAAGTAAAAGTCTGAATTCCACGCTCTTGATGACCTGAGGTCGCAAGATCAAACAGTTTCTTTTCCGCGATCTCAATTTGATTTGAGGCGGTTGTTTCTAAATTAAACGTATGGGCCGTATTGACGACCTCCTCACCGATATCAATCAGTTGGCGGCGCAAATAAAGATCATAAATTTTTCGGGCATAATCTTCGCTATTAATAATTGAGACGATGTTGGTCGCAAGCTCCGCCAGATACTGCCCTCCACCCACATCCTGAAGGGAGGCATCTTTTTCAAAATAATCACGAAGCGTAATGGGATCAGCTACTTGCCCCCGATTAATGAGCGTGCCCAAAGCTTGAAAAATTTTCCCATGCACAGCCGTTGCAAAATGCTCAGGGCGCAAAAATTCAGCAACCCGTTCATATACGAGATTGTTGTGCAAAAGTGCACCCAGTAAAGCTTGCTCCGCATCCACACTCTGGGGAAGAGTGCGTTCCATCATAGCCTCAAGAGAGCTGCCTTCAGAGGAGATCAATTGCAATGCATTTGAAGATTTTTTAACCATGGACTCACGAGATCAAACTGAATTTAGGATCTCACTATATAACCATCCGTCATAAATTTCATCATGGATTTTGAGTTTGAGAAACTAAGGTTAAAATT contains the following coding sequences:
- the alr gene encoding alanine racemase, which produces MINPSFFSPSTPATLIVDLEAIRENYRILCRGLGPKTACAPAVKANGYGLGMEQVAEVLWVEGAKTYFVIQCQEGVSLRKVLPQAQIYVLSTLISGEEEVLIENNLIPVLCHFEQLQKWHGVALKAQKKLPCGIHIDTGLVRTGFHEKDLKKILHSFFEFLDLKLIMSHLACSYTFDHPMNKEQLEEFLRLKDLLPQASLSLANSGGVHLGSHYHFDLVRPGLALYGSNLTSPEFKPVAHIFAKILQIEEIPAGKSIGYDATFTTARSSRIATLGIGYADGVLRSLSNQGYVFIQGHKFPIVGRISMDLMTVDITAHHGAPIRSGDWVELLGENIRLDDVAKWARTAPWEILTNLGSRYERFYAKENQRNLEKIAS
- a CDS encoding replicative DNA helicase, which codes for MVKKSSNALQLISSEGSSLEAMMERTLPQSVDAEQALLGALLHNNLVYERVAEFLRPEHFATAVHGKIFQALGTLINRGQVADPITLRDYFEKDASLQDVGGGQYLAELATNIVSIINSEDYARKIYDLYLRRQLIDIGEEVVNTAHTFNLETTASNQIEIAEKKLFDLATSGHQERGIQTFTSALTAAIKTAEIAYKRDSHIVGVTSGLVDIDKRLGGLHPSDLLILAGRPSMGKTALATNIAFNAAKAQLQKREGAHVAFFSLEMSAEQLANRLLGQESGVSSDKIRRGEISQNDFPKFVEVSRELSQLPLYIDDTPALSVPAIRTRARRLQRQEGLGLIVIDYLQLIGSPGGGKGNENRVQELSEITRGLKALAKELNVPVIALSQLSRAVEQRDDKRPQLSDLRESGSIEQDADVVMFVYREEYYEARKEPTPGTDKYREWDVHMTQIRNLAEVIIAKQRHGPVGTVKLHFEGALTKFSNYIEQSYLPHEH